One Ricinus communis isolate WT05 ecotype wild-type chromosome 1, ASM1957865v1, whole genome shotgun sequence DNA window includes the following coding sequences:
- the LOC8271747 gene encoding desiccation-related protein PCC13-62, giving the protein MDERYFCYFGLVYLVVLASTTLVGSAYSCGPIEADDKDRLQFALNLEYSEAEFFCYGSRGHGLDSIEPALANGGPPPIGAQKANLDPVTCQIVEEFCYQEVGHIRAIITTVGGFPRPLYDLSAENFARVIDDALDCKLDPPFNPYLNTINYVLASYVLPYVGLVGYVGTIPELANYTTKRLAASLLGVEAGQDAVIRTLLYEKSHEKVEPYNMTVAEFTSKISWLRNELAMCGIKDEGIIVPKELGAEKRTESNVLSADKNSLSYARTPPEILRIVYGTGKESEPGGFLPEGGNGRIAKSFLLKY; this is encoded by the exons ATGGATGAAAGATACTTCTGCTACTTTGGCCTTGTTTATCTTGTTGTTTTGGCTTCTACCACCCTCGTAGGTTCTGCTTACAGCTGTGGTCCGATAGAGGCTGACGACAAGGATCGACTTCAGTTTGCTCTCAACTTAGAATACTCTGAAGCAGAATTCTTCTGCTACGGTTCACGTGGTCACGGGCTTGATTCTATTGAACCGGCTTTAGCCAATGGTGGTCCTCCTCCGATTGGAGCCCAAAAGGCCAATCTTGATCCTGTTACGTGTCAAATTGTCGAAGAATTTTGTTATCAAGAAGTTGGACATATCAG aGCTATTATAACAACGGTTGGTGGATTCCCAAGGCCTCTGTATGATCTCAGTGCTGAGAATtttgcaagagtgattgatgaTGCACTGGACTGCAAATTGGACCCTCCCTTTAATCCTTACTTGAACACAATCAACTATGTCCTAGCATCCTACGTGTTACCCTATGTAGGACTGGTAGGATATGTTGGCACCATCCCAGAACTGGCCAACTACACTACTAAAAGA CTCGCTGCATCATTACTGGGCGTGGAGGCAGGACAAGATGCAGTGATAAGAACACTACTATATGAGAAATCTCATGAGAAAGTAGAGCCTTATAATATGACAGTTGCGGAGTTTACTAGCAAAATATCATGGCTGAGGAATGAGCTGGCGATGTGCGGAATCAAAGATGAAGGTATAATTGTACCCAAAGAACTTGGAGCTGAGAAGAGAACTGAAAGTAATGTATTATCAGCAGACAAGAATTCACTCTCATATGCCCGTACACCACCTGAGATTTTAAGGATAGTATATGGAACTGGCAAGGAAAGTGAACCTGGCGGTTTTCTGCCTGAAGGTGGAAATGGTAGGATTGCGAAGAGTTTTCTTCTTAAATATTAG
- the LOC8271748 gene encoding desiccation-related protein PCC13-62 produces MDKRCFFSFSLVYPFVLASTIAAASAQRCGPIKATDQDRLQFALNLEFLEAEFFCYGSLGRGLHSIDPALADGGPPPIGAQKANLDPVTRQIIEEFCYQEVGHLRAIKTTVGGLRMPLYDFRRTSFAKTFDVAVGRKLDPPFNPYMNTVNYLIASYVIPYVGLVGYVGTIPELANYTTKALAASLLGVEAGQDAVIRALLYEKADEKVKPYNITVAEFTSRISNFRNELGMCGIKDEGIIVPRELGAEKRTQSNVLSADANSLSYARTPPEILRILYGTGDESKPGGFLPQGGNGRIAKSFLP; encoded by the exons ATGGATAAAAGATGTTTCTTCTCCTTTAGCCTGGTTTATCCTTTTGTTTTGGCTTCCACCATTGCAGCAGCTTCTGCTCAAAGGTGCGGACCGATTAAGGCTACCGACCAGGATCGGCTTCAGTTTGCTCTGAACTTGGAATTTCTTGAAGCAGAATTCTTCTGCTATGGCTCACTTGGTCGCGGGCTTCATTCTATTGATCCAGCTCTAGCCGATGGTGGTCCTCCTCCAATTGGAGCCCAAAAGGCCAATCTTGATCCTGTTACCCGTCAAATTATCGAGGAATTTTGTTATCAAGAAGTTGGGCATCTCAG GGCTATTAAAACAACGGTTGGCGGATTAAGAATGCCTCTATATGATTTCAGACGAACAAGTTTTGCAAAAACGTTTGATGTAGCAGTGGGCAGGAAATTGGACCCTCCGTTTAACCCTTACATGAACACAGTCAACTATCTAATAGCATCTTACGTTATACCTTATGTAGGACTGGTAGGATACGTTGGCACCATTCCAGAACTGGCCAACTACACTACTAAGGCA CTTGCTGCATCATTGTTGGGCGTGGAGGCAGGACAGGATGCAGTCATAAGAGCACTACTATACGAGAAAGCCGATGAGAAAGTGAAGCCTTATAATATAACAGTTGCGGAGTTTACTAGTCGAATATCAAACTTTAGGAATGAGCTGGGGATGTGTGGAATCAAAGATGAAGGTATAATTGTACCCAGAGAACTTGGAGCTGAGAAGAGAACTCAAAGTAATGTATTATCAGCAGATGCAAACTCACTCTCATATGCCCGTACACCACCTGAGATTTTAAGGATATTATATGGAACTGGCGATGAAAGTAAGCCTGGTGGTTTTCTGCCTCAGGGTGGAAACGGTAGGATTGCAAAGAGTTTTCTGCCTTGA
- the LOC8271749 gene encoding putative indole-3-acetic acid-amido synthetase GH3.9, producing the protein MDGKKLEYKGEAALEEIEKLTEKADEVQESILREILIQNGQTEYLSKYIKGSKDVKEFKYCVPVITYKDMYPYIQRIANGEDSSLITGRPITEMLCSSGTSAGEPKLMPSINEDLDRRTFIYNLVMPIMNQYISGLDEGKAMYLYFVKEEMSTPCGLPARTVLTSYYKSKHFKCRARDSFNDFTSPDQAILCKDSDQSMYCQLLSGLVYRHQVLRIGAVFASALLRAISFLERNWVHLCNDIRNGELDPMITDPECRSCMSMILSSPNPSLADEIEEICSRPSWKGILCLLWPRTKYIEAVVTGSMAQYVPSLKYYSERKLPLVCTMYASSECYFGVNLKPLSDPAEVSFTLMPNMCYFEFIPLGENGTLLMDVDEEEKVPIHKLVDLVHVRRGCYYELVVTTFAGLYRYRIGDVLQVTGFHNQAPQFRFICRRNVVLSIDNDKTNEEDLHKSISTAKKLLEPYNAILVEYTSYAETLVVPGHYVLYWEILHHSSVVNHNQTPLDAEVFQECCIAVEEELDYIYRRCRTHDKSIGPLEIRVVEPGTFEALMDLFIGQGGSINQYKTPRCIKSNAALMLLNSHVKASFFSARDPVWIP; encoded by the exons ATGGACGGAAAGAAGTTGGAGTACAAAGGTGAGGCTGCGTTGGAGGAGATTGAGAAGCTTACAGAGAAAGCTGACGAAGTTCAAGAAAGCATATTGAGAgagattttaattcaaaatggGCAAACTGAGTATTTAAGCAAGTATATCAAGGGATCAAAGGATGTAAAGGAATTTAAGTATTGTGTACCTGTCATTACTTACAAGGATATGTATCCATATATCCAAAGAATTGCTAATGGAGAAGACTCCTCTCTTATTACTGGTCGTCCTATAACTGAGATGTTATGCAG TTCAGGGACTTCAGCCGGAGAGCCTAAGTTAATGCCATCCATAAATGAAGATCTAGACCGCCGCACGTTCATATATAATCTCGTCATGCCGATCATGAACCA GTACATCTCTGGTTTGGATGAAGGTAAGGCCATGTACCTGTACTTTGTCAAGGAAGAAATGTCCACTCCTTGTGGCTTACCAGCTCGAACTGTGCTAACTAGTTACTACAAAAGTAAGCACTTCAAGTGCCGAGCACGCGATTCATTCAATGATTTTACTAGCCCGGACCAAGCCATCTTGTGTAAAGACAGTGATCAGAGCATGTATTGCCAGTTGTTATCTGGTCTAGTTTATCGTCACCAAGTCCTGAGGATAGGAGCTGTGTTTGCATCAGCTTTGCTCCGAGCCATTTCGTTCCTAGAACGCAATTGGGTTCACCTGTGCAATGATATACGCAATGGTGAACTGGATCCTATGATCACAGATCCTGAGTGCCGCTCATGTATGTCGATGATTCTGTCATCACCTAATCCGAGTCTTGCAGATGAAATTGAGGAGATTTGCAGCCGCCCATCATGGAAGGGTATTTTGTGTCTCCTTTGGCCCAGGACTAAATATATTGAAGCAGTGGTGACAGGGTCTATGGCACAATATGTACCATCCCTTAAGTACTACAGTGAGAGGAAGTTACCTTTGGTGTGCACCATGTATGCCTCTTCTGAGTGTTACTTTGGTGTCAACTTGAAACCCTTGAGTGATCCTGCGGAAGTGTCATTTACCCTCATGCCTAATATGTGTTATTTCGAGTTTATACCTCTGGGAGAGAACGGAACATTGTTGATGGATGTTGACGAGGAAGAAAAGGTCCCCATCCATAAGCTTGTTGATTTGGTGCATGTTAGACGTGGCTGTTATTATGAGTTGGTGGTCACCACCTTTGCTG GGCTATATCGTTATCGCATCGGTGATGTGCTTCAAGTGACAGGATTCCACAATCAGGCTCCACAATTCCGATTCATTTGCAGGAGAAATGTGGTTCTCAGCATTGACAATGACAAAACCAACGAGGAAGATCTTCACAAGAGCATTTCAACAGCAAAGAAATTACTCGAGCCTTACAATGCGATACTCGTGGAATACACTAGCTATGCAGAAACACTAGTCGTACCGGGGCACTATGTATTGTATTGGGAAATCTTGCATCACTCATCAGTGGTCAACCACAACCAGACCCCACTTGATGCTGAGGTATTCCAAGAATGTTGCATAGCTGTGGAAGAGGAgcttgattatatatataggcGATGCCGCACCCATGACAAGTCTATAGGACCGCTGGAGATACGAGTGGTGGAGCCTGGCACATTTGAGGCACTGATGGATTTGTTCATTGGCCAAGGCGGATCAATCAATCAGTATAAAACGCCAAGGTGCATCAAGTCTAATGCTGCACTTATGCTGCTTAATTCTCACGTGAAAGCGTCATTTTTTAGTGCTAGAGATCCTGTCTGGATCCCTTAA
- the LOC107262263 gene encoding uncharacterized mitochondrial protein AtMg00810-like: MIKDSDGKDLIRVQMEGKSFTLNLIEKEQIAIHKVKDNTMLWHKRVRHFYHAALLYLKKNDLVKGLPELEEELPECAACQYGKQTRLPFLIVMEPANHNEAATYPKWIVAMKEELNMIEKNQTWELVDRPEDKKAIGVKWIYRTKLNSNGSIGYYKDAISSCCIKGLGYTPNRFKELIEEFKERMKDVFEMTDLGKMSFFLGMQVQQNDSEILMNQEKYAKKILRKFKMEECKSTATPMNQKEKFSKEDGAEKVDEKLYRSLIGCLMYLTTTRSDIAHAVSLLSRYLHCASEIHFQVAKRILRYVKGTVNYGVKFLQVENFNLCGYSDSDWAGSVDDMRTTLGYCFTFGSGVFSWCSKKQEVIAQFTPEVKYIAAVSAANQAL, from the exons ATGATAAAAGATTCAGATGGCAAAGATTTGATCAGGGTTCAAATGGAAGGCAAAAGCTTTACCTTGAATTTGATTGAAAAAGAGCAAATTGCTATACACAAGGTTAAAGACAACACAATGCTTTGGCATAAAAGGGTGAGGCATTTTTATCATGCTGCTTTACtctatttaaagaaaaatgatctTGTGAAAGGACTACCAGAATTAGAAGAAGAATTACCTGAATGTGCTGCTTGTCAATATGGAAAACAAACAAGGTTGCCTTTTCTAATAG TTATGGAACCTGCAAACCACAATGAAGCTGCAACTTATCCAAAATGGATTGTAGCAATGAAGGAGGAGCTCAATATGATTGAGAAAAATCAGACATGGGAGTTGGTGGATAGACCTGAAGATAAGAAAGCCATAGGAGTCAAATGGATTTACAGAACCAAGTTGAATTCTAATGGTTCA ATTGGATACTATAAGGATGCTATTAGCTCTTGCTGCATAAAAGGACTAGGTTATACACCAAAT AGGTTCAAAGAGTTGATTGAAGAGttcaaagaaagaatgaaagaTGTGTTTGAAATGACTGATCTtggaaaaatgtcattttttcTTGGAATGCAAGTGCAGCAAAATGATAGTGAAATCTTAatgaatcaagaaaaatatgcaaagaaaattcttaGAAAATTCAAGATGGAGGAGTGCAAGTCAACTGCAACTCCAATGAATCAAAAGGAGAAATTCAGCAAAGAAGATGGAGCTGAAAAAGTTGATGAAAAGTTGTACAGAAGCTTGATAGGATGCTTGATGTATTTGACTACAACTAGGTCAGACATTGCACATGCAGTAAGTTTATTGTCAAGATACTTGCATTGTGCTAGTGAGATTCATTTTCAAGTGGCCAAAAGAATTCTCAGATATGTTAAGGGCACCGTTAACTATGGAGTGAAGTTCCTGCAGGTTGAAAATTTCAATCTTTGTGGCTACTCAGACAGTGATTGGGCTGGAAGTGTTGATGACATGAGAACTACTTTAGGTTATTGCTTTACTTTTGGTTCTGGAGTCTTTTCATGGTGTTCAAAGAAGCAAGAAGTCATAGCACAATTTACACCAGAAGTAAAATACATAGCCGCTGTATCAGCTGCAAATCAAGCACTTTGA